Proteins encoded by one window of Castor canadensis chromosome 2, mCasCan1.hap1v2, whole genome shotgun sequence:
- the LOC109676331 gene encoding uncharacterized protein isoform X1, which produces MAEMPGVNTNNLLEYISATKLVSFEDVAVNFTWEEWQDLNEAQRTLYREVMLETYSSLVSLGQCITKPKLIFKLEQGAETCMEDCQNQSPLDVQKVDVIETSEERQDRHLRQGGITRNDMLTKERVTIGHAFCFSSNHISNLIVKNTSSLGVKFENLNVCQNTHLHSRPERMYASERPYQCNQYRKYFVQKSHLTKNEVTHTGKKPYKCNQCGKTFGWKSRLTQHKRIHTGEKPYMCCQCGKTFRRKSYLTMHEMIHTEKPYQCNQCGKIFGWKSLLNYHEMIHNEEKPHKCSQCHKSFVWKSQLTMHKMIHTGEKPYQCSQCGKSFHFKSTLNRHEIIHTGEKPYQCNQCGKTFGQKSQLADHAIMHTGEKPYHCNQCGKSFGWKSELTKHERIHTGEKPYKCNICGKTFGWKSQLTYHEIIHTGNKPYQCNHCGKIFCWKSHLTQHERIHTGDKPYQCSQCAKSYRQKSSLTIHEIIHTGEKHYQCKQCGKNFGRKSHLTKHERIHTGEKPYKCNQCGKTFGRKSNLSRHQTTHKRGVF; this is translated from the exons ATGGCTGAGATGCCTGGAGTGAACACAAACAATCTTTTGGAG TACATTTCTGCGACTAAGTTGGTGTCCTTTGAGGATGTGGCTGTGAACTTTACCTGGGAGGAGTGGCAAGACCTGAATGAGGCTCAGAGGACCCTGTACAGGGAGGTAATGCTGGAGACCTACAGCAGCCTGGTGTCCCTGG GGCAATGCATCACCAAACCCAAGCTGATCTTCAAGCTGGAGCAAGGAGCAGAGACATGCATGGAAGACTGCCAAAATCAGAGCCCTTTAG aTGTCCAGAAGGTTGATGTAATTGAGACCAGTGAGGAAAGACAAGACAGACATTTGCGGCAAGGTGGAATCACTAGGAATGACATGTTAACTAAGGAAAGAGTCACAATAGGACATGCCTTTTGTTTCAGTTCCAACCATATTTCAAATTTGATTGTAAAGAATACAAGCTCTTTAGGAGTGAAGTTTGAGAATTTGAATGTATGTCAGAACACGCATCTCCATAGTAGGCCTGAGAGGATGTATGCTAGTGAGAGAccctatcagtgtaatcagtATAGAAAATACTTTGTCCAGAAGTCCCACCTCACCAAGAATGAGGTGACTCACACTGGGAAGAAGCCCTATAAGTGCaatcaatgtggaaaaacctttggctGGAAATCAAGACTCACCCAACAtaagagaattcacactggagagaagccataTATGTGTTGTCAGTGTGGTAAAACCTTTCGCCGGAAGTCATACCTGACCATGCATGAGATGATTCACACtgagaagccctatcagtgtaatcagtGTGGTAAAATCTTTGGCTGGAAGTCACTCCTCAACTATCATGAGATGATTCACAATGAGGAGAAGCCCCATAAGTGTAGTCAGTGTCATAAAAGCTTTGTCTGGAAATCACAACTCACTATGCACAAGAtgattcacactggggagaaacccTATCAGTGTAGtcagtgtggaaaatcctttcactttaagtcaACCCTCAATAGACATGAGATAATTCACAcaggggagaagccctatcagtgtaatcagtgtggaaaaacctttggccAGAAGTCGCAACTTGCTGACCATGCAATAatgcacactggggagaagccctatcatTGTAATCAATGTGGAAAATCCTTTGGCTGGAAGTCAGAGCTCACCAAGcatgagagaattcacactggggagaagccctataagTGTAATAtatgtggaaaaacctttggctGGAAGTCACAACTCACCTATCATGAAATAATTCACACTGGGAAcaagccctatcagtgtaatcaTTGTGGAAAAATTTTTTGCTGGAAGTCACACCTCACCCAGcatgagagaattcacactggagacaAGCCCTATCAGTGTAGTCAGTGTGCAAAATCTTATCGCCAGAAGTCAAGCCTCACTATACATGAAATAATTCACACTGGGGAAAAGCACTATCAGTGTAAACAGTGTGGAAAAAACTTTGGCCGGAAATCACACCTCACTAAGCATGAAAGAATTcatactggggagaagccctataagtgtaatcagtgtggaaaaacctttggccGGAAGTCAAACCTCAGCAGGCATCAGACCACTCACAAGAGAGGAGTCTTTTGA
- the LOC109676331 gene encoding uncharacterized protein isoform X2, whose protein sequence is MEDCQNQSPLDVQKVDVIETSEERQDRHLRQGGITRNDMLTKERVTIGHAFCFSSNHISNLIVKNTSSLGVKFENLNVCQNTHLHSRPERMYASERPYQCNQYRKYFVQKSHLTKNEVTHTGKKPYKCNQCGKTFGWKSRLTQHKRIHTGEKPYMCCQCGKTFRRKSYLTMHEMIHTEKPYQCNQCGKIFGWKSLLNYHEMIHNEEKPHKCSQCHKSFVWKSQLTMHKMIHTGEKPYQCSQCGKSFHFKSTLNRHEIIHTGEKPYQCNQCGKTFGQKSQLADHAIMHTGEKPYHCNQCGKSFGWKSELTKHERIHTGEKPYKCNICGKTFGWKSQLTYHEIIHTGNKPYQCNHCGKIFCWKSHLTQHERIHTGDKPYQCSQCAKSYRQKSSLTIHEIIHTGEKHYQCKQCGKNFGRKSHLTKHERIHTGEKPYKCNQCGKTFGRKSNLSRHQTTHKRGVF, encoded by the exons ATGGAAGACTGCCAAAATCAGAGCCCTTTAG aTGTCCAGAAGGTTGATGTAATTGAGACCAGTGAGGAAAGACAAGACAGACATTTGCGGCAAGGTGGAATCACTAGGAATGACATGTTAACTAAGGAAAGAGTCACAATAGGACATGCCTTTTGTTTCAGTTCCAACCATATTTCAAATTTGATTGTAAAGAATACAAGCTCTTTAGGAGTGAAGTTTGAGAATTTGAATGTATGTCAGAACACGCATCTCCATAGTAGGCCTGAGAGGATGTATGCTAGTGAGAGAccctatcagtgtaatcagtATAGAAAATACTTTGTCCAGAAGTCCCACCTCACCAAGAATGAGGTGACTCACACTGGGAAGAAGCCCTATAAGTGCaatcaatgtggaaaaacctttggctGGAAATCAAGACTCACCCAACAtaagagaattcacactggagagaagccataTATGTGTTGTCAGTGTGGTAAAACCTTTCGCCGGAAGTCATACCTGACCATGCATGAGATGATTCACACtgagaagccctatcagtgtaatcagtGTGGTAAAATCTTTGGCTGGAAGTCACTCCTCAACTATCATGAGATGATTCACAATGAGGAGAAGCCCCATAAGTGTAGTCAGTGTCATAAAAGCTTTGTCTGGAAATCACAACTCACTATGCACAAGAtgattcacactggggagaaacccTATCAGTGTAGtcagtgtggaaaatcctttcactttaagtcaACCCTCAATAGACATGAGATAATTCACAcaggggagaagccctatcagtgtaatcagtgtggaaaaacctttggccAGAAGTCGCAACTTGCTGACCATGCAATAatgcacactggggagaagccctatcatTGTAATCAATGTGGAAAATCCTTTGGCTGGAAGTCAGAGCTCACCAAGcatgagagaattcacactggggagaagccctataagTGTAATAtatgtggaaaaacctttggctGGAAGTCACAACTCACCTATCATGAAATAATTCACACTGGGAAcaagccctatcagtgtaatcaTTGTGGAAAAATTTTTTGCTGGAAGTCACACCTCACCCAGcatgagagaattcacactggagacaAGCCCTATCAGTGTAGTCAGTGTGCAAAATCTTATCGCCAGAAGTCAAGCCTCACTATACATGAAATAATTCACACTGGGGAAAAGCACTATCAGTGTAAACAGTGTGGAAAAAACTTTGGCCGGAAATCACACCTCACTAAGCATGAAAGAATTcatactggggagaagccctataagtgtaatcagtgtggaaaaacctttggccGGAAGTCAAACCTCAGCAGGCATCAGACCACTCACAAGAGAGGAGTCTTTTGA